The Euwallacea similis isolate ESF13 chromosome 27, ESF131.1, whole genome shotgun sequence genome segment TGCATCTATACCAAGTGGCTGTTCAGATAGTCGATCAATTCCTCCTGGAAGAGCCCTTTGGCGAAAACTATCACAGAATGGAAAACATAGGTGCAATAAGTGACATTACCGGTAATGAGCAGAAACCTAGATTCTAGAATTGTTTTCAAAGGGCCTGGAGAAGGGAGGAATTTTTGTAAAGAAGTCGAGGTTGAATCATCAATTAGTACCTCCCATTCCAAAGGCCATTGCCACGAGGCCTAAACCTAGAGGGAGCACAAAGAGCGGTTTCAAGATGGCCCCCATTAAGGCTGCTGTCGGACCCTTATAGGTTAACGTGGACAGGTGCAATGTTATCGTTGGAACTGCTGCGCAGCCGCTCCAGAAGAGCAGTGTTGCCACctaaaattaagaaagtaTCAGACACGTCAAAGAACGAACACGTTTAGATACTAACAGAGTTAATGGTGAAGTTTTTATCGCCCTTATGGTGGTAGTAAAAGTACCCTAAAGCAGCCCCTACAAGGCTGCTAGTCCAGCTGGCTAACGGAGGACAGTAGACGACGTTAATTTCTTGGGATTCCAGTAAGTTCTTGAAGGGCCTAATAAAAATGGAGGTTTACTATCGGTTTTGCGAATGCTGAATGTACCTGACTCGGGGTAGGGCTGGTAAAGGAAGTGGTACTCGTTTACATACAAGTACCAGGCAAAGCCCGCAATCGAAGCAAAAATTAGGAATCCAAAAACTTTCAGGGCGTTGAAGTCGAAGTCTTGCAGAGAGTAGAGCATGAAGAGGGTGAAGAGGTAGTAGAGAGTGTCCACCGAGAGGTACCAGAAAATTGGATTGCACTGATAAGAGAAAATGAGTAGATCTCGTAAAGGAAGAATTTCACTTACGATTTGATTAAAATCCAAGAGAATAGTGATTTGCAGCAAAGAATACCACCAATTCTTTCCGCAGTTTTCTGAACACATATTCATGAGTTTTATCGCGTGCGGTGTGCGCTCATATACGCCACTCCTGGTGGCCGCTATTGCGACGGCGAGAGTAGGGAGAAACCTGCAAATTTCCCAAGAAGAATCTAACCAATTCAATTTCTGGCACTAACCGAAAAATTCTGTTGAGTACAAGAATCCAGCAATGACGAGCACTGATTCTCCCATGCCTCCCGCGCAACTCCAGTACTTGATTGGTGAGTAGGAGGGTAGACATAAGGAAGAAGATCTGCACTGCAAAAGCCCCCATGAAGACCAAATAGAAGACCAGAGGTTGCTGAAAGTTCTGGggaatagtaataattgtttaaatagaaaattaagtCAGATTTACATCACGGTACCTGTTCTAGTTGATTTACGTCCCTCAAAAACATGGTGCTAAGACAAAAGAGTGTATGCCAGAACACTACCAAACAGGTGGTCAACACCCGTACCCCTTGTAAAGCGCTCAACCTTCGAAAGTCACTCCCGGGTTTGTTTTTCCATAGCTTAGGAACTGTCCTGATCAACGAAAACTCGTATACCCACCAGCTCTCACTTTCACTCTTTCGAATCGATTTCAAGTGACTCCAAGTGCTCCCGAGGACGAAAAGAACATACGCGAATAGGAAAATCCAGAACAGCAATTTTGAGGACAAGGAGCTTCCAGGCTGCTCGCACTGATGCTGCAACACCATAACCGAAATGTTGCGCTTGTGTAGCTCTTCTCGGAGAAGGCGCAGCCCCTCCGTTGAAGGATGTTGGTCGGGGGGGATGCAAAACATGCGGTTCAATCTCGAACGGTCAAAGGACAGCCGATTCTCCTAACATAAAAACGGTAAgcagttttaaaaacttcaaatgaCTTACATTTTAGTTGGTTCAAAATGGCCGATGAGGACAATGTCATTGCAAGCGCGTCGGAAATAGACTTGATAATGTCTCAAGCGACCATATTCACGTACGTACTTGCGGCTGTGAGGGTGCaattttaaagtcaaataAGCAGAAAGAGCCTCCCAATAGACGGCATCGGGAATAACTGTGCATTTGGTACATTTTGGGATAGTCTACAATGGGTTTGGTAAAAGAAACAAACAGTGAATCGATTTTTACGCACCTGAAGCCATCGTTATGTTGTCACATGACAAAACGGTTAAGAAATAccgaaaataatgcaaatacaaataatgtaACCAGCAATTTACGactttattaattatcataattatcgaattcttaataatttttataacgtTAGTGCGCATTTACTACCACAGAAACCGCAAGTCGTTAAAGTCTTCGCATCGGTACAGACTAAAAACTAGTATTTCCATCATTTGAAGGTccctaaaaatgattttccaaattgtatcttttttcaagtgtaaatgaataaaaatatttaaagtatgTATTTAGCACAAAATAATCACCATGTACCGTCATTCATTTCAGCAGTAAAGTCCAGTAGTCTTTAGATTTGTTCgggttgttaaaaaaaaaaattgtttttaagattTGTTTCAAACGACGAAGCACTTAATAAACTCCTCGTATGGAAAtcgaatttgattaaattcaaTATACAAAATTCTATGTCTTCAGGctttggaaattaaataataacgcATCACAATTGTTATTTTGACTCGCTAAGTGTACGTcattccttaattttttaggTACATGCttatcataaataaatgcttattaaaaatgacatagttgatgtaattttttaacgtATGAAAAGTTACCGATTGAACAAATTATTAGaaggtttaatttaattttcacatttcccAGCTATACTTTGATTATTTCTAGGCAATTTGGCGGAGGAGTTCCCTTGCTGTGCCAACATAATATGTTTAGATTGATAGCGGTTTTAgctttattataaatattaattaacaacGCAAGGTATTTAATGCCGTCCATTTTAATATGGATTTTTAGTACAAACAAATTGATATGTAGTTTTGCATTAATACGTCATTCGGAAGTGACGTTTTGAATTAAGAAGGTTTTagaaacaaaagaataacACTTTCGTTGTAAGTGTTAATGGCGTCTCCACGTTTTTTTCCGTGTCATTCgggaaaatgataaaatttcgacagaaaatttgccaaaaatctgtaaaaatgtGAGCGGAGTTGAaggttaattaaatagaaacgTAATGAGTGTTCGTATGTGATTGTGTTTGGTTGAAAACGGGTAACAATCGCACTTTTTAAACtcgattttatttgttaatttctggAATAGTGTGTTATTTGCGTTCAGGTTTTCGAAATTGTACGATCACCGAATAGCATACCTGAAAATAAGTGCTGTGtggaaaacaaataataactgattttcttttcaatgaCTGAGAAATGGCAGTTTTTTTGATAGGATTCCAGAAGGTTTGTTAGCGTTAAGCGATCGATGTTtgatttttgtgtttaatttaattttttgtgttgGTGACCACTCTACGTGGTTCTTGTCACTATTCATGTCCTTCTTTAAGCATGTGTATTCTGTACATTATTTTGCTTTGCGTATCGTTTGCACGGTTAGATCGTTGAGCCGTACATTCGCAAAAAGGTTGTAAAGCCATTTGAATGTTTAACGGTCATTGTATCGTTGTCATTATTCGCCCTATGATTACTTAGTACTTTTGCAAAAGgcaatgtaaaatatttttgtatgttttcgtaCCGATAACACTTTTTAGATCATTCAATCGAGGggtagaattttattttcctttttttaaaactttattacataaattttatgcGAATATAGCAAAGCAAATCGTACGGAGATTTTATtgtgataaaattaattccttGGAATTTGATGTTTTCCGATAATTGcgattaaaaatacaaaatactaaataatatgtttattgtataatattttaagcagTATCGGTTCACTTATCCCAcagaaatcaataaaaatactagtttttttgcaattttgaagcTAACGTTTTAACGTTAAAGGGTCGTACGGTGACTTTTTTGTATCACCGTACGTTTTATCACTAAATGGAACAATggaaatttttcccaaatttttaattttttttatgcgtGACGCCATCTGGGAATCTTGGTGGCAAAcatttgcagatttcttctttgtggtaattttctgtacattGTGCATGACAACAATGACATTCTTCAGTAATCGGACTGTGAGTGTTCTTTGGTTGTTTATTTATAGTAATTGAAATGtgtaaattaacttaaaattttacttttgaaatgaaaatattgtgCCATTTATAATTGAGAAGGAAAAAACAAGAAGGTTGTCATCCCAGTCGATCGATAGAATATCTATGGAACTAGAAGGtaggaaagaaaagaaacccaCTGCCAaaggagttttcaataattctctATTTCCAATACCTATTCTAATACTTACAGACCATATAAACtagtaataaatttctcttttttctaatgcgattaaaacttatttttggtaccgtcgtaaagcagctttttcATAAAGATCATATTGTTTTGACTCAACTtgtatttgtaatttgagatTGTCTAGTGTCGAGTTGTAAGATTGGTGAGATTTCAATGTTCTTGTGGTTAACtaatgatattgaatattacatttttcgtggaaacgtatgtactatagCTGACTGTCTCTTCTTTTTAGCACAAAAATTGCAGTCgaaggatgtgaaattgtagTTCCACCATGAATGCAACGAAAAAGATTCTGCCATCTACGAAAGTGGAAGCTGTTTGCTAGTGGAAGTATTTCTGACGGcaacagaaaaaggtaggaatttaaatttctcatcaTGCTAGATTTCAATGAAAGTTATACaattgctaaaaataattgttatgagaaaaacaatttatatataaaattaattgaatcaTATTTCAACAGTGTGTCAATTGGAAAACGAATTATCTTCAATATTTTGGTGATTgtagaaaatttctaaatatacaaaaattagtggattttattttcaaaagggacattcttttggggttttttattaaattgcaagtatcTTTTAGTAGGGATGGGTGGACACAgccactaagattttaaataggtagcaaggttgagtgatacctaatttgaaaggtttttttatttatttatttttgttttattgaaaagttttgggaaaaatgatgtttaaagTGTAAAGAAACTTTGTTATTAATGGTATggaacaaaaattgtttattaagatgttaattattctaaagggcgtttattatttgtcaaataagaataaagtgaattgtttttaaaatttgatatttatagaagcttacacttgaatttgcttgcatgtaGTGGTAAGTTTACTTAAGCTTTGTTGTGAATTATCATATGGAcgtcacttttaatttgtttttttccttttttatagtaagactttaaaagtgaatagaataattacttttaagaacgtttcatatcaatataggttcataaaccttttgttttaaagatatcgggtgtggaaaattttagaagaaattttaattatttttcataactttcttaaaataaatttacctatgaaCTATCGACGTtttgtcgtaattattatttgagtgttatgaatcaggaatatgtagtaatttaagatagaaaataaactatatattatttttaaggatattctgtatgtattaatatttaattttttagatgattttaatatgtatataagataagaacacatagtgATGTTAaggtaataatgatttttatcacgatacaggagttatgtgtataaaatagaattgtaaatttggaattgcttgATGCATacgttatgtgaaataatcgtGTTTAAacaatgggtattcatagcaggaccaattaggattaaatggtggatgcgagagaagagatttttatgtgtggcgccatctgggagtctgcgttgcaagtttcttctttgtgtggttttgcagatttctttttggtgtgtttttgcagatttcttcttcgtgtaaactcgtagatttcttgtttgtggtaattttctgtacatcgtgcatgacaataatgacatttttttataattgtactgtaagagtttttcgtttgtttatttatatcgaaatgtggaaattaacaaattaacttaaaagcgtgcgtttgaaaagaaaatgtggaatttaaaattgaaaagcacaacaataaaagtggtgtcatcttagtcgatcCATAGAATATCcgtggaattagaaattaagaggtaagaaagagaagaaactcattgtcaaaggagtttttagtaattgtcaactttcaataactattgtagtattcgcagattagataaatttgacttttttctaacgcaaggaaaacttattttgggtaccgccttaaagcagctttttgataaagatcatactgttatgattcaacttgtacttgtaatttgaggttgtctagtgttgagttgcaagattggtgagatcccaatattcttgtgtttaactaatgctattgaatattatattcttcgtgtaaaacgtatgtactatagttgcctctcttttgttttcaggacaagaaccgcagcaaaaggatgtgaaattgtgtgtgcgtgtgtgtgtCCACTcggaatgcagtgaaatgattgtgtCATCTCAGAAAGTGGAAactgtttgctggtggaagtattgctgatggcgacagaaaaaggtaggaatttaaaatttttatggtgttagatttgaaggagagttactatgcaacgaaagaaaataattgttatcaaagaagtaatttatatcgaaaagaattgaacgagtattacaacagtgtattaatttggaaacgaaccacttgatatttctgggattatagaaaaggtgttaatatacaaaaataagaggattttatttccaagggggactttcttttggggtttggtattaaattgcaaatactttctAGTAGGGATGGGAAcaatcactaagattttaaataggttgagtgatatctaatttttttatttattttttttcgttttattgaaaggttttgggaaaattgaagtttaagctgtaaagaagtttcgttaagaaaggtttttgggaaaaatgatgtctaaactgtaaagaagttttcttataaaaggttttgggaaaaatcaTGTTTCGTTATTAAGGGTAcggaagaaaaattgtttattaagcggttaattattccaaagggtgtttattatttgttaaataatgataaagtgaattgtttttaaactttgatatttatggaagcttttacttgaatttgtttgcaagtagttgtaatttttgcaggtaagtttgcttaaggtttttgtgatttatcatacagcttttacctcgatttgttcttttgcttttttgtagcaggactttaagagtgcatagaataattacttggaagaacatttcataccaacataggctcgtaaacgtttggttttgaagatattgggtgtggaaaattttagaacaatgaggttattttcataacgttcttaaattaaaattacctatgtactattaacgttttgttacaaaaaagtgggccactgtatttagtatttcatgttgtgttttattattgcaagttctaaaattgaaggaattctaacctagatgaagattcgcggtttttttgcgacgttgccagttcctcccttttctcccaaaacgaaaatgaatgatttaattttcatttgatctttgaatttcacggtgaaatagcacatttaacaaattcattgctcagggaaattatttatcatcatattttaaataggaaaaaccatcccagaggtgtttcgggcagttaatgtgttaaaaaacacctaagaaaccgatgatgtatcaattattactattaggtcatgagtatttgcatttactcgatttaaatggttgttttaataattattatgaaaatttggaaacaaaaacacgtgtagtaaaggataccgaggaaggaatggtaataattgatacatgatggatttattagtggttttttaacacatttacggcccgaaacaactcgggggtgattttgtctaattgagatatAATGATGAATGAATTCCCGGAACAGGGAATTTGTCGAATGTGCGATTTCACCGTGAATTtgggaaggtgtgaaaatgattttgagagaaaaggggaaatttttgcaggggaaactggggattttgatccaggttagaatttcttaaaattttaggatttcttgcacaagccggcaacactgtacggcaccgggcccaaagagggcccggacaaagtgacggacgcgacgcaaagttacgtggaggcgattggcctccaggtaacctggcgaggagtcggccagtttggccgacccctctttgggggtcttcaacctcgtttttcggattcggcagaacgacaacgtcgacatatcggagtcatccccttagagaacgggggaacgcgggaattattcatggggccagcatgaataaggcctttgttcccggcgctctccgaaaagatggcggcgacatgcgccgctgccgttaactggtctcgaatcccgagtagatgaagacgatGGGAATCGTCAaaagcgcgaatgtctatacacttAATTTTCTGGAAGCGGTAGGgttttcgcgtggctccatcttttagtTGTCGGAAaaggaagttaaaattgtaaaagacgagaatgagATAACCTCGTGGATTGTCAAGAGTGtctggaaaaagtaaatgaagatgtaaaattttggaagttaattattaaaaaataaaagaattgattatctactggattcaagattagaagattgcgatccacaaatttacaaagtaagaagaaagtaaagaaatactggatttttccataaaatttactctaacagtggaatttgaaatggtaccgtggatggagaaatattataacaaagaggtaaattaaggatCTAAGAGCATACATTTCTaggaagcaaacggagggacgtattaaaaaagggaacacagaaagagtgggtctggaacaagtacctttttggttaggtttacgagcacgagattagtagtgaggattttcaagagaaaaccTAAAAGGATGGACCGAACGTTTAACCTACacattaggaagaaagaaggtcggTTGCTCctcagatttgatataaataagattaaaccattaagattatagaggatttcctcgacagatcaacaatgaccaaggagccagaggtagacacacttaactttatccaaaatttgtaaggaaagttggattattgctcgtattcatcgataggaaagacacatttttgagtggaggaccgaaaagaatctaggttaagagcaaaaagataccaaggtagtacattgtagctttatcgaagaatagtgctttatttatttcttcttagcgaaaaggatatgatttataagggaaggaaagagagtcgttacttggatacatggaattttgaaagacaaaaataggaaattacaagaacagcaaaagtgaaaatgatcgaataagctgactggggccgagtaaagggaaaaagaaaggcagccaaagtattttttcatcaggaaggagatatcgagatttggaggattgcaagtaagtggattattaggagaatgctttttgtcttaagaggaataggaatttcttagttattttgatgcatcagaaggacatttgattaatttaaaaggaattgtgtgaaaaattgtaccataacttatggattattttggaattgaatatttgagaaaatagagtatttaattggagcaccgtactaccggaaagggtaattttattttgaatttgtatgtgagtatagtaggtagggtgttttatggatatttggaaaattcaccattataagtattatttgtcttattggaaataatttatttaaaaggtaagagaCAACAGAAGGTATTACacattgaagattaaaattgatttatgtagaaatggtgaaaatatattgttacattagtagatattgtaggaaattaaattgtgattattatttaagtgttataggTAAGGaggatgtagtaatttaagatagaaaattaactgtgtatattattttttaaggagaaaaattagatagatttctgtaagtattgatatttaattttttagaagattttaatatttatataaggtaAGAAGAAATAGTGtaaaggtactaatgatttttgtcaCAATATAGGAATTATgtgcataaaataaaattgtagatgtatatgttatgtgaagtaattctgtgaaaatattaggtattcatagtaagtaaaggtagGGATATAGTACAGGATTTCtcagggtatttttcttttgagggaggtaaaagatacggaggggaggtaggtggaaaaatgtacgagaaacatgcatatagaatgtaaaactttaaagaaacactgggtaggatagcaattaggagtaaacggtggatgcgaaagaagatgagagatttaaacacaaaaataggactttatttgttatatgGAGGGAtaatataaagacatgtaAGAAGAACGGGAGGGAATGCAAATAGCTGCATAAAAGAAGAGAGAAATTTGTTAGtagattatttgttaacaGCAAAGATTATTTCTCCTGGATTTCAAGGATAAGACTaagaaagaacaattatttcagAGGGAAGTAAGAAGAGCTttcagaaggaacaaatgagcaagcatattaaaattaacgatattaataaaggtattaggtaacttatggaaaacttgtttGGAAGGATAGAATAAGGAAAGTtacattattacattttattagtGTTCGTATGTAGTCATTGccaactaggagcttcctaaaattgtagaggaactttagggcttagaaaagccattcgggcgatttttctcggaagatctttggaaaaacaccgttttttcaggataacttggggattcttgtacaaaatggtgaacgagaTTTATTCACTGGAACCGTGAAGTtaggaaaagtaattacaggaaaaaaccgaaattgtgaggtctaaGTGGAATTAGGgacgacgaatttggaaggtttagcgatttggtgtttttggaaatttctaagCAGCTCAGGAAGGGCTgaaaaaagacttggaagaaaaagcattggacaagtcaagtgagaagtagagattgcaCGGGGGTacagtattcattggagaagatataagagagaaggtggaaaacaagattggtttattttgagaagggtttgaacaagtggaatcgtgtgtaaaataaagggatgaatttggacgatatggcaaatgaggttttcttaagaaaatattaaaaggaagatggattatagaacatcatagatttgaaagatttttaaagaaattattttaattgtttctaaattaacattatgtatgataattttttatagtgttgtttacgtataagtaggatatttattagtttttaacttttgtaattgtaaactaacGCAAAAGAGATAATAAGAGGGACAGAGGAGGGTAGGTTGACGTAGCCTTTTTAagataataggatgctccacataatttacacacaagtgggccacgtGTACAAATTATTGGAgtaacattaaactggcaccaACAGGTACTatcacggttctaaaggatttattagaactgggaatttgctagtctgctttttcgtgtttttactacattttatgattgattaatattttatactgtGTTTCTTGCAGGAGTAGGCTCTTTACGTAGTCTACATACTGTGTGGATGGGATATGaattgtattatttcagaattttattagtgctttagtcttgtgtgaaatagactgttaggacgtaggttttattttaattgtacagggtatagggaaataactttgttaaatttaaccgaagatcgagaacattatttgaaacgtaaagtttttttgaacaggaaagagaaacgtttgtaaattgacgaatttttatttagaattagaaaattagaatggctaacccgaactaaccaggATTAGAATGGGAAGTACGaaggtagcaaagttatttccctaacactgtatatttacgGCGGGTGCGTGTAATCCTCGGCGAGTTGGGATTGACGAAGCTAGAAACGTAACGttgcttttgtatttaatgagaaagtaaagcaaatagggaaattaccgtgatatttgaggagatttaatttttggacgtcGTCGTAAAGAAGGGAACTATTAAActgagtcatttaaaatggccattCGAAGTTGAATCATTAGTAGAgtcagctgtggaattttacacgagagaaatagaagatgaaaagtagGTCGCAGCGGGATCGTACGAATTTGAACGACAGGgcagagtgaggttatattgctttatttattaccacttttaactttgaagatttcgattaaacatttaagcaattttttaagaaaagaggtcgaattgtttaaaaaatgaacaataattgtcgaaaatgtcgtccattcacttgaacgtacaagtttaccagaactttgatacttttgaagacagtGTCGAAATTTTTGTGGTGATAATTGGTCACTGCCCAAATTCGTGctttgagactttgattaCGTGTACTTACGGggtaaaagtgttattttataaaactgggaacaagaagcaacCCAGAGGTGTGATGTGCGGGGGCCAAGGTGGGTAGATATGCTTAGTGCACGAACTTATTAAACGATCGATTGAATTCTGGAAGGTAAACTAAGGTTATAAGAGCTGTGGTTATATTATGTTGAACATAATCGTGTggtaatttgtctaaaatgtaaagcagctttttgataaagatgtgA includes the following:
- the LOC136417277 gene encoding O-acyltransferase like protein-like isoform X2, which codes for MASDYPKMYQMHSYSRCRLLGGSFCLFDFKIAPSQPQENRLSFDRSRLNRMFCIPPDQHPSTEGLRLLREELHKRNISVMVLQHQCEQPGSSLSSKLLFWIFLFATVPKLWKNKPGSDFRRLSALQGVRVLTTCLVVFWHTLFCLSTMFLRDVNQLEQNFQQPLVFYLVFMGAFAVQIFFLMSTLLLTNQVLELRGRHGRISARHCWILVLNRIFRFLPTLAVAIAATRSGVYERTPHAIKLMNMCSENCGKNWWYSLLQITILLDFNQICNPIFWYLSVDTLYYLFTLFMLYSLQDFDFNALKVFGFLIFASIAGFAWYLYVNEYHFLYQPYPEPFKNLLESQEINVVYCPPLASWTSSLVGAALGYFYYHHKGDKNFTINSVATLLFWSGCAAVPTITLHLSTLTYKGPTAALMGAILKPLFVLPLGLGLVAMAFGMGGPLKTILESRFLLITGNVTYCTYVFHSVIVFAKGLFQEELIDYLNSHLIFWVVTDLVGSFALGTVTTVLLEYPGIELQRRILPQIGTSERKLKKN
- the LOC136417277 gene encoding O-acyltransferase like protein-like isoform X1 — its product is MASDYPKMYQMHSYSRCRLLGGSFCLFDFKIAPSQPQENRLSFDRSRLNRMFCIPPDQHPSTEGLRLLREELHKRNISVMVLQHQCEQPGSSLSSKLLFWIFLFAYVLFVLGSTWSHLKSIRKSESESWWVYEFSLIRTVPKLWKNKPGSDFRRLSALQGVRVLTTCLVVFWHTLFCLSTMFLRDVNQLEQNFQQPLVFYLVFMGAFAVQIFFLMSTLLLTNQVLELRGRHGRISARHCWILVLNRIFRFLPTLAVAIAATRSGVYERTPHAIKLMNMCSENCGKNWWYSLLQITILLDFNQICNPIFWYLSVDTLYYLFTLFMLYSLQDFDFNALKVFGFLIFASIAGFAWYLYVNEYHFLYQPYPEPFKNLLESQEINVVYCPPLASWTSSLVGAALGYFYYHHKGDKNFTINSVATLLFWSGCAAVPTITLHLSTLTYKGPTAALMGAILKPLFVLPLGLGLVAMAFGMGGPLKTILESRFLLITGNVTYCTYVFHSVIVFAKGLFQEELIDYLNSHLIFWVVTDLVGSFALGTVTTVLLEYPGIELQRRILPQIGTSERKLKKN